In Chloroflexota bacterium, the DNA window AGAAGAGGAGATGCAAGCGGCGCTACTTTAATGTGAACGGCCTCCAGTGTCAGGGCATTTGTGGCCGTGGCTAGCGTCCAGATAAGAATTGACCAGGTCCACAGCCGCATCTGCACCCTAATGTCCCGCAGAGCATGCAACTGCCCACTGGCCTCGGCCAGACGGTTTAGGACGCGAAGGAAGGCAAGCCGAGGACGACGGTCGATCCAGACTTTGAGAACTTGTTCAATGCTCTTGCGCTGGCCAGTGATGATGATCACCGTCAGCAACAGCAGGGCAAGGATACCACTGACAATGAGGCTTGAACGACGCAGCCACGGCGGCATGGGCATGGACAAAGAGAGCAAGGCGATCAGCGAGAGAAGCATCACGCTGTCCAGGGCCTTCTCCACGACCGTTGTTGCCAGGGCAAAGACCTTGCTGATCCCGTTCTTCCCCCCGATCAGGAAAGCACGCACCAACTCACCTATTCGTATTGGCAGTAGGCTGTTGGACAACTGTCCAATGTACAAAACAGAGACGCACTTGCGGGTAGACAGTCTCGAGTGGCTGGGATAAAACAACAGTTGCCAGCGTACAGCCTTGGCCCAGTTGGTAACTAAGAAAGAAACAAGTGCCAGAAAGACGAATCGGCTATCTGCCTTGGACAGTACGGCGACCACCTCAGACCATTGCGTGCCCTTGGCTGCCAGGCACAAAGTGACCATACTCACGAGCGCGCCTAGCCCAAAGCGAGCCCCACTCCACCATCGGGATGGTCGAGCACTTGCGCTTTCTTCTCTCACAGACTATAATTCCTCCAGCCCATAGGCAGTAGAGATTTTGACAGGATTCCGCTCATCATGAAAGGACAGCCGCACGGCCTGACACTTGTAGCATCTGCAGTATCGCTTGCACTCTTGGTCCTCCCCTTTGCGCTCTATATCCGGACGCTTGCCCCTACGATAACCTGGCAACACGATGGCTACGACGCGGGAGACCTTATCACAGCAGCCTACACCCTCGGCATTCCCCATCCTACGGGCTACCCCCTCTACACACTCTTGGGCAAATTGTTCACGCTGCTGCCGTTCGGCGATGTCGCCTACCGTATGAACATGATGTCGGCATTTTGCGCAGCTCTAACCGCCCCACTGCTGTATTGGACATCCCTGACGCTATTGCGCTCGCGTCCATATGCAATACTGGCATCAGCATGCGCTGCTCTACTTCTATCTACATCACGCGTGCTATGGTCACAGGCTGTGATCACGGAGGTATACACACTCAACTGCCTGTTCTTTGCGACAATATTATACCTTGTGCTTAGACTCCAACCACTTCTGTCAGGGTCGTTTGAGCAGGTTGTCGAACGTACGCGCATAGTTCGCATCATGATGCTGATTGCACTGATATACGGCCTCAGTCTAGGCAATCACCTAACGATGCTTTTAACTGCCCCGTTGCTCTTTTATCAATGCATGATAGCCTCCAGGCTCTGTACACTCCGGACGTTGGAATGGGCACGCGTGCTTGGTATGTTCCTTCTGGGTCTATCAGTCTACATCTACCTGCCACTCCGTGCCGGAAGCCAACCGCTTCTGAACTGGGGTAATCCCGGCACTCTGCGCGGCTTCGTTTGGGTTGTCAGTGGGAGCATTTACCGTCAGTATGTTTTCGCCCTACCTTTAGGGTACTGGCCGGAGCGCCTGTTAGCTTGGGCCGGCTTGCTGAGGCAGCAATTCGGCACATGGGGCACTGCCCTTGGCCTACTTGGAGCCTGGAAACAGGCAAAACGCTCCTGGCAGCTATTCGGAATTCTCGTTCTGACCTCCGTTCTCTTCAGCACCTACGCCATTGGTTATAACACCACAGACTCATATGTCTACCTATTGCCCGTCTACTTTCTCTACGCTCTGTGGATCGCTGAAGCAGTTCAAACCGCTCTCAGCACCCTCCCGAAGACGCAGGGCACGTGGTCGAAAAGAGCAGCAGTCTTATCAGGCCTTGCTTTGCTGGCTCTGCCCCTTGGATCGCTGCGCGCGAACCTACAGGTTTTGGATCTTAGCAACGACTACACTGCTCACCACTATGGTTCTCAGGTATTCGCCCAAGTACCCGATGGCTCCATCATCATCTCTGCCACAGATGCCCACACATTCACTTTATGGTATTTTGCTCGGGTAGTCACCGGTCGAACCACGGTCGCTCTGATTGACGAGGACCTCCTAGGCTACCATTGGTATGTGGATGGCCTGCGCGAGGCTTACCCTTGGCTAGACCTGTCTCCCACTTCCATGGGGATTCCGTTAACCGTAGACGACCTGATACAGGCCAATATACAGAGACATCCTATCTTCCTTACCGACGTGGACTCTGACTTGATCGCCCATTACCGTCTTCAAGAACAAGGCGCATTGTATCAGTTGCTGGCCCGCTAACATGTTGCTATCTCAATCTAGACCCTCCGGCGTACGACGAGGGAATACAGCACCGCTAGGATGGCAATCGCACCGATGCCCAGTCTGAGGAGCGCCCTTGCGTCCAAACCCGCCCCCCTAGAAACCAGCACCGACGTGGCCGTGGGCACTACGATTTTAGTTTCAGCGGTTGGAGGCATAGGAGCGAGGGTGGGCCGAAGGGTCGTGAACGTGGGGGACGCAGTTGTCGCAGTCGGTGACACGGGCGTCGCCGTGGGCGCAACAGGTGTCGGGGTCGAAGGCGGCAACGAGGGTGTAGGCGGAACAGGCGTTACAGTGGATGGCAAGGGTGCAGTGGGCGAAACAGGCGTGGCGGTGGGCGGCGTGGCCGAGCCGGTTGCGGTTCGCCGAGGCCGGGCTGCCGTAGGGCTCAGCGGTGTAGCACTGGGAGGCGCAGTTGTAGCTGTAGGCGGCACGCCTGTTGCCGTTGGCAGAACGGGAGTCTCGGTAGAGGCCAGTGGAGTTGCAGTTGGTAACTTTGGTGTCGGAGTTGGGACAGTCTGGCGCAGACTGTTCTGCCCTGGCATAGCCCACGAGGCCCAAGCATTAGGCAAGTTCAAGAGAAGCAAGAGCACAACCGCCGCCAAAGATGACTTACCAAGTTTCATGAGCACGCTCCTCCTAGTGTAGCCTTACAAACAATGAGCGATCCCGCCGCAGATCTAGCTCGTAGAATAGGGTCCCTTGCTGGACACTTTGCGGCTGGGGATCAGTTGACGACACTCGGACGCCTGGCGGAATAATTATCCTCACTTCGAGGGGCACGGCATCCGTCCCCGCCTGTTTCTGTACAAGCAGCCGGTACTCCTCTCGCACTGGAGTCGGAAGGCGATAGGTAAAGCGCACCGTCAGGCTCTCTCCTGCTGGCACAACGAAGAAAGTGGCAAAGACCGTCTTCCCCTCTTGACTGGCTAACGTTTCAGTTTCGGTAACGCCCTCGGTAGCAAGCAACTGAGTGCCAGGCGGCACATACACCCGCAGGTAATTCCAATAGCAGTCCTGTGTCCACGCTTCGTAGTTTGTAGATTGCTGTTGAAATCGCACGCAAGCCGCCTGTGCAGGGCTGCGATTTTGGTAAGTAATAGTCAAAGTAGCCTGCGGAGTATTATCCTTCTCAAGAGTGACCTCGTATTCGATGCGCTTCTCCACATTGACATTGACTTTGTTATACCCCATGTTCGTGTCGAGGGCCAGCAGATAGTCCTGCCCGCTACTGCGATCCAGTGCCCCATCCCGTCCGCTCATGGCTAACAAATTCTGTATGGCCGGGTGATGAAAGTACAACTGAATGTGCTTCTCGTCAATGGCGTGCCTCAGGACCTGCAATAGACTGCTCATCTGCTCAGGCTGCGTTTGCGTTTGCAACTTCTCTAGCAGCGATGAAGCCATAACCCCAATGAAGTCCTTGCGATGTTTCAGCCACTCGCCCGGTGGCGCCGACCAGTACTCTCGCATCTTATGCAAGACATTGTCCCCGTCTGTGCGGTCGTCATATTGTTCCAACTCTAAGGGCCCTATTGCCTTTACCATCGCTTGTACGGCCAGCATGTCGAAGGCCAACACACCACTGATCGTCCCCGGGTTCTCCAGGTGATAGAGTTCCTCTATATCTCGCACTGCGGTCGGAAAATCCGGTGACCAATTGCCATCGCGAGTTGCCCACAAGATAATGCCCATGTGGCGCTGCATGGGTTCGGGAGCAAACGGATGAGCTACCGTGAACTTGTCGTACTCGTAACTGTCCCTGATCGTGAGTTGGCCAATCTTCCCGCGCTCGACACTCACCAGGCCTATGGCACTAATGAATCCGCCGGTAGCCCGCAACTCATCATTGTTCTGGGCCAGGATCATATAGGAAACAGGTTCTGTCTCACCGAGCAACGTTGGAGCAGCGGTGGCTGCGCCAAAGGCTGCATGGCCCAACCGCAGATAATGTTCGAGGGTGGAAACGAGGCTGTCCAGCGGAGACCAAAGATCATCTGCTGCCAAAACAGCGACGTCGCTGTACAAGCGTCCGACTTGCTCCTCCGCCTCTCGAAAGTACGGACGTGCGGCCACCAGCCCTGCAAAGAGCGCCTCGCTTATGCTCTGAGCTTCCTGGCCCTCCCTGCCTGTCCTGCGTGCTTCAATAGCATCCACAACACATTGCAACCCGTCGCTCGCCATCTGTCCTACGTGGGCAAGTTCGGCGCCTACGCGGAGAAGCTCATCTACGGCAAACAGATTCTCCTGCCCCGCTGACCAGGGCAGCCAGTAGGGCCTCAGAACAGGCTGCAGTTCTGTGCGCAGGCCCTCGAGCGCCCGCTCAATGCCCTCCAGATCGGCCTTCATCTGCCCTGGTCTCTCCGGCTCGAGCAGGGAGGCAGGATTCTGTGCGAATGTCTTTAAGCGTATCCCATGTGTCCAAAGCACGTATACATGTCTTCCCACTAATATGCCTTTGACCAACAAGGCAACCAGTAGGAGCAACAGGATAGCCAGGAACAAGTAGTGCCGTCGCCTCTGCCTTTCAGTCTCTTGCGTAGCAAATACCAAGACCCACCTCCGTCAGAAGTCCCTCTATGAGTAGGAGCACGTCTCATTACCACGGGCAACATTATCTTCGAGCCCAGTAGCGTGTTCATATAATCACGGAAAGCGAGGCCGAACTTGGTCATTTGCGTCGGGTCCTGATGGCTGAACAGGGAGCCATTGAACCCCAGGCCGGTGGCTGGATCGTAGGGCTGGTCGTTCAGGCTGTACCACAGCCACTGCTGTACCAGGCGGTCGTCATCCGCTGGATAACCCAGATCTGGATCTTTCGCATTCACCAAGAAGTTGAAGGTCTGGTGCATGAAATCAATGATCTTCTGATCACCTTTGTCTGCATCTCCATCTTCAACGATGTAAGTGGAGGGCATCAATACGCCGTACTCAGAAATGATCAGTGGCTTGTCCTGAAAGCCTTTTGCTTTCATCCACTGACGAAACTCGATGACTAATTGCCGGAAAATGTCCGGATCGGCGTTGTCCTGCAAGGTGTACAGCCGGCCCTCGGTCGCACTCAGCCCAGCAGGGATCTCCGCGCCCCAATCCCTCGCCTTCTCCTGCAAGATTTGTGCGTGAATGTTCCAGACATCCACAGGCATCGGCTCGCCAAACAGGTTCTCGTACTCGCTGAGCAGCAAGTCCAACCACTGGAGGCGCAAAGGTGTGGGCTGGATCACACCACCGATGGCGATGCAGGCCGTAGGATCCAAGCCCTTGATGAGCGTGTACATCTCGTGATAAATCCTGGCGTATTCCTGC includes these proteins:
- a CDS encoding flippase-like domain-containing protein produces the protein MREESASARPSRWWSGARFGLGALVSMVTLCLAAKGTQWSEVVAVLSKADSRFVFLALVSFLVTNWAKAVRWQLLFYPSHSRLSTRKCVSVLYIGQLSNSLLPIRIGELVRAFLIGGKNGISKVFALATTVVEKALDSVMLLSLIALLSLSMPMPPWLRRSSLIVSGILALLLLTVIIITGQRKSIEQVLKVWIDRRPRLAFLRVLNRLAEASGQLHALRDIRVQMRLWTWSILIWTLATATNALTLEAVHIKVAPLASPLLLVALMTGAILPTSPAQLGVFHYLCILTLSIFGVERSVALGYAILLHFVVYVPIIVGGVLGLWVENYELGELHIVSRGRADE
- a CDS encoding DUF2723 domain-containing protein; this translates as MKGQPHGLTLVASAVSLALLVLPFALYIRTLAPTITWQHDGYDAGDLITAAYTLGIPHPTGYPLYTLLGKLFTLLPFGDVAYRMNMMSAFCAALTAPLLYWTSLTLLRSRPYAILASACAALLLSTSRVLWSQAVITEVYTLNCLFFATILYLVLRLQPLLSGSFEQVVERTRIVRIMMLIALIYGLSLGNHLTMLLTAPLLFYQCMIASRLCTLRTLEWARVLGMFLLGLSVYIYLPLRAGSQPLLNWGNPGTLRGFVWVVSGSIYRQYVFALPLGYWPERLLAWAGLLRQQFGTWGTALGLLGAWKQAKRSWQLFGILVLTSVLFSTYAIGYNTTDSYVYLLPVYFLYALWIAEAVQTALSTLPKTQGTWSKRAAVLSGLALLALPLGSLRANLQVLDLSNDYTAHHYGSQVFAQVPDGSIIISATDAHTFTLWYFARVVTGRTTVALIDEDLLGYHWYVDGLREAYPWLDLSPTSMGIPLTVDDLIQANIQRHPIFLTDVDSDLIAHYRLQEQGALYQLLAR
- a CDS encoding DUF4012 domain-containing protein; the encoded protein is MKADLEGIERALEGLRTELQPVLRPYWLPWSAGQENLFAVDELLRVGAELAHVGQMASDGLQCVVDAIEARRTGREGQEAQSISEALFAGLVAARPYFREAEEQVGRLYSDVAVLAADDLWSPLDSLVSTLEHYLRLGHAAFGAATAAPTLLGETEPVSYMILAQNNDELRATGGFISAIGLVSVERGKIGQLTIRDSYEYDKFTVAHPFAPEPMQRHMGIILWATRDGNWSPDFPTAVRDIEELYHLENPGTISGVLAFDMLAVQAMVKAIGPLELEQYDDRTDGDNVLHKMREYWSAPPGEWLKHRKDFIGVMASSLLEKLQTQTQPEQMSSLLQVLRHAIDEKHIQLYFHHPAIQNLLAMSGRDGALDRSSGQDYLLALDTNMGYNKVNVNVEKRIEYEVTLEKDNTPQATLTITYQNRSPAQAACVRFQQQSTNYEAWTQDCYWNYLRVYVPPGTQLLATEGVTETETLASQEGKTVFATFFVVPAGESLTVRFTYRLPTPVREEYRLLVQKQAGTDAVPLEVRIIIPPGVRVSSTDPQPQSVQQGTLFYELDLRRDRSLFVRLH